TGCTTGTACTGCGCACCGATATTGAAATGGATGCCGGGATAGTACTTGTTGAACTTGCTGTACTTTGCGTAACCGTAATAAACGGACGTGTCCGTGCTGTATTTGTGCTTCAGAGCGCCGCTTGCAAAGGGTACCGTGTTCACGTAATCCTGGAATGCGGGGAACATGCCGCGGAAATCTCCGCCAAGAGAAATAAAGCCGCGGATGTGTTCTTTGTCGTAAAATCCTTCTTCGGCTGCAGATGTATTGGTGGCAAATGCAAGAATGCTAAACACCGCGGCCAGGCATAAAGAGGCTATTTTTGTCTTCATAAAGGCTCTCTCCTAATAGGGACTCTCAAAAAGAGACATTAAATCAAACAATAAAATACATTATCTTCTGGTATTGTGCATGAAAATTTACGATAGAATGTTGAAAATCAATAAATTAAGACCGTTTTGTCATTCGTTCCGAGGGGCGCGGTTTAGTTTTTTTGCTTTTACGTGGATTTGCATTGTCTTGATTGTCACCATGACGGGTTGCCGTGACGAGTCGAACGGTACGCAAGGGAATTTGCCAAAAGCACAGGTGATGAAGTGTAGCGAGCCGGTCCAGTTTGAACCGGTCGTAAGCGACTATTTTTCGATAGGCAAGCTCTGCTGTACCGATGTCGCAGTCGTGCGTTCCGTGGTCGGCAAGGATACGCTAGTCCATAAGTATGTGATGATGGATTCTGCATCTGCCGCTCTCGGGACGGATCTACAGCGTCGCGGATTCCCGGAAGACTGGCGCTCGGCGGTGGTGTTGCGTGTTCCGCTGAACCGTGTGGCGGCACTCTCAACTTCGCAGGTGGGGTATATGCTTAGGCTCGGGCTTCGCGACAAGATTGTCGGTGTCTCGGACGGGCAGTACATCGTGGATAGCGTTCTGTACGAACGTGCAAAGGATAAGTCTGTGGCAAGTATCGGTTACGATGCGGGCGCCTTGGAAAAGCTGATGGCGCTGAATCTGGACTTGGTGCTCGACTTTACTACAGGCGGTGATTACGATAACTACGAACAAATTGCAAGGACGAATCTCCCGTTGATGCTCACGTCGGAATGGCAGGAGAATACTCCGCTTGCAAAACTCGAATGGATTAAGTTGTACGGAATCCTGTTTGGCATTCGCGCTCAAGCCGATTCTATTTTTGAACAAGAGAAGAATAAATACGAAACGTTAAAAGCGTTGATTGCTTCTACAGATTCCCTCTCGTCTCTCGTTTCTCGTCATTCGTCTGAACATTGCCCTCGCGTTCTCGCCGGCATGTCTTACGGCGGTGTGTGGCACGCCTCTGGCGGCAAAAGCTTTACGGCGAACCTGGTCCGCGATGCGGGTGGCTGCTATGTGTGGGCTTCCGATACTTCCCGCGAACTCACGTTCTCGTTTGAGGAAGTCTATGCGCTTGCCGATAGCGTCGATGTCTGGGTCAATCCGTCCATGTTTGCAACGGCAGATGAAATCCTTGCCCTTGAACCTCGCGTAAAAAACATCAAGGCGTTCAGGGAGAAGAAGGTTTTCCAGAATGACGGGCTCAAGGGCCCCGGGGCAGGCAACGATTTTTACGAAGGAGCCATCACCCGGCCGGCGGAACTCCTGTGGAATCTTACAAAATGCATAAAAGGCTCCGTTCCGGGGGTAAATTCGATTGATACCAGTTACAAATGGTACAGAAATATCTATAATTTTTAGCGTATGATGTCACACACAGGTATTGGAGATTGGATTTCTGCTCAGTATGACCTCGGTGTACCGTTCTTGCAACAGGTGCCCAGGGAATATGCGGACTTTCTGCTTTTAAATGCACAGATCCGCGAATACGACGCTGGCGAAATCATCCTCCAGGGCGAAGTCGAAGGCGACTCCTTCTGCGTTTTGCAGAGTGGACGTGTTATCATTTGCGGTCAGATTTTGCCCGATGGCCATTACAGTGCGCTTGCGACTTTGGAAAGCGGCTCCTGCTTTGGCGAAATGTCTATCCTGTGTAACGAACCTACTGCCAATACGATTATTGCCGCCGAAGACGGCTGCACGGTGCTTCACATTCCGAAGGCGGAA
This genomic stretch from Fibrobacter sp. UWB2 harbors:
- a CDS encoding ABC transporter substrate-binding protein; amino-acid sequence: MTGCRDESNGTQGNLPKAQVMKCSEPVQFEPVVSDYFSIGKLCCTDVAVVRSVVGKDTLVHKYVMMDSASAALGTDLQRRGFPEDWRSAVVLRVPLNRVAALSTSQVGYMLRLGLRDKIVGVSDGQYIVDSVLYERAKDKSVASIGYDAGALEKLMALNLDLVLDFTTGGDYDNYEQIARTNLPLMLTSEWQENTPLAKLEWIKLYGILFGIRAQADSIFEQEKNKYETLKALIASTDSLSSLVSRHSSEHCPRVLAGMSYGGVWHASGGKSFTANLVRDAGGCYVWASDTSRELTFSFEEVYALADSVDVWVNPSMFATADEILALEPRVKNIKAFREKKVFQNDGLKGPGAGNDFYEGAITRPAELLWNLTKCIKGSVPGVNSIDTSYKWYRNIYNF